In a genomic window of Candidatus Glassbacteria bacterium:
- a CDS encoding DUF4091 domain-containing protein: MKSIFSLTAIALIASSSLLAQRGDLPVAADYEQHLLNLGAFERFLPVQADTLIPDSDELARGWLAYHRDRNYEVLPNSKPAPDEALGTLRIVATPGEIESEPISIYALRDVAGIAVGARVAVAGGRSAWLREAAVVEDVLFHPVQYRDKNPHTWPTLSYVRYPVFIRPASQYAIKAGASRLYWLTVSVPPGTPAGTYEAAVAFTDSNGRELIVPLKIEVLPFTLTDKNLPKFGAFLSGNKLASGEFEFMKRYGMDALQWFWGSHKIEIFNDNGRVKMDFTSYDAMVRGMQAAGMEGPLVLSLGNSWLGHYEMALAEEFDLRLMERMFDGRMVTMMDFKDPRWEKIWLEGLGVILDHAKAAGWPELALLIHDEPTKFIMAYHPYKYHLVKKHFPDIPVYGVFFEPQKDPGPLLKSCDIMVANRDLEYIKKLAENHGKRFWSYGNICADQSFGKNRLIYGQVPAYYESEVMFFWCWNYYINNPWSDFDGRGEQVGGPAQSDADWVAVYPSVDGVEPVRTLAIEAAREAIDDVRYLRTLENLVRPQNPARWEKLREEIRRRQHALFDGIFQDNRVFSDTDFFLTTENDDVEELRDWVTEKIRENL; encoded by the coding sequence ATGAAATCCATATTCAGCCTGACAGCCATTGCGTTGATCGCCAGCTCATCGCTGCTCGCCCAGCGCGGCGACCTTCCCGTGGCCGCCGACTACGAACAGCACCTGCTCAACCTCGGCGCGTTCGAGCGTTTTCTGCCGGTGCAGGCCGATACGCTGATCCCGGACTCTGATGAGCTGGCCCGCGGCTGGCTGGCCTACCATCGCGACCGCAACTACGAGGTCCTGCCCAACAGCAAGCCCGCTCCAGACGAGGCTCTCGGCACTCTGCGCATTGTCGCCACGCCTGGCGAGATCGAGAGCGAACCGATCAGTATCTACGCCCTGCGCGATGTCGCGGGGATCGCTGTCGGAGCGCGAGTGGCCGTGGCCGGCGGACGCAGTGCCTGGCTGCGCGAGGCCGCCGTGGTGGAGGATGTCCTGTTTCATCCGGTGCAGTACCGCGATAAGAATCCCCACACCTGGCCCACCCTGAGCTATGTCCGCTACCCGGTATTTATCAGGCCCGCCTCGCAGTACGCGATCAAAGCCGGTGCCAGCCGCCTGTACTGGCTGACCGTCAGTGTCCCGCCCGGCACACCAGCCGGCACCTACGAGGCGGCGGTCGCTTTCACCGACTCCAACGGACGGGAATTGATTGTCCCGCTGAAAATCGAGGTCCTGCCGTTCACGCTGACCGATAAAAACCTGCCTAAATTCGGCGCCTTCCTGTCGGGCAATAAATTGGCCTCCGGCGAATTCGAGTTCATGAAGCGATACGGGATGGACGCCCTGCAATGGTTCTGGGGATCACACAAGATCGAGATTTTCAACGACAACGGCCGGGTAAAGATGGATTTCACCAGCTACGACGCCATGGTGCGGGGAATGCAGGCCGCCGGGATGGAAGGCCCGCTGGTGCTCAGTCTGGGTAACTCGTGGCTTGGGCACTACGAGATGGCACTGGCCGAAGAGTTCGACCTGCGGCTGATGGAGCGCATGTTCGACGGGCGGATGGTGACGATGATGGACTTCAAGGACCCGCGCTGGGAGAAAATCTGGCTCGAGGGCCTGGGGGTTATTCTCGACCACGCTAAAGCCGCCGGCTGGCCCGAACTGGCGCTGCTGATCCATGATGAGCCGACCAAGTTTATCATGGCCTACCATCCCTACAAGTACCATCTGGTCAAGAAGCATTTCCCCGATATCCCGGTCTACGGCGTCTTTTTCGAGCCGCAGAAAGACCCCGGCCCGCTGCTCAAGAGCTGTGACATCATGGTGGCCAACCGGGACTTAGAGTACATAAAAAAACTCGCGGAAAATCATGGTAAAAGATTCTGGAGCTACGGGAATATCTGCGCCGACCAGTCGTTCGGCAAAAACCGGCTGATCTACGGCCAGGTACCGGCGTACTACGAGAGCGAAGTGATGTTTTTCTGGTGCTGGAACTACTATATCAACAACCCGTGGAGCGATTTCGACGGACGCGGCGAGCAGGTTGGCGGCCCGGCCCAAAGCGATGCTGACTGGGTGGCGGTCTACCCCAGTGTCGATGGAGTGGAACCGGTGCGCACCCTGGCGATCGAGGCGGCGCGCGAGGCGATCGATGACGTCCGCTACCTTCGTACGCTGGAAAACCTCGTCCGACCGCAAAACCCCGCCCGCTGGGAAAAACTTCGGGAGGAAATCCGTCGCCGCCAGCACGCGTTGTTCGATGGTATCTTCCAGGACAACCGGGTCTTCTCCGACACCGATTTCTTTCTCACCACCGAAAACGACGATGTCGAAGAGCTGCGGGACTGGGTAACCGAAAAAATCCGCGAGAACCTCTGA
- the ggt gene encoding gamma-glutamyltransferase codes for MNTVKPFVLAALVLPAAAGVSPGARHYPDYSTAGMVASAEPHATAAGFEILTRGGNAADAAAAVGFALAVTYPNAGNLGGGGFLVYRAADGTVATLDFREKAPSAVSYGMFLDSDGEPVPELSRRGLLASGVPGSVAGLLEIHRRWGSGKLTRGDVLAPAIRLAEQGFPVSHDFHEGLVANRAWLGGIQSTARVLYPDGQIPAPGSLFRQPGLAATLRELAARGRDGFYTGWVADSLVALMEREGGLISHDDLAAYQPVVRPPVTFSFRDYRVFSMGPPSSGGIVLGQVLGLLEPFGLLELGHNSAAYANRLVEAERLAYADRNHWLGDMDFTDMPLAGLLSPEYLDSRRRRIPLGRAGASGSAGHGAPEHPETTHYCVVDSMGGAAAITTTLNGGYGNGWVVPGAGFFLNNEMDDFTVAPGRPNMFGLVQGVANLIEPGKRMLSSMTPTIVTKLVPDGGEKLFLVAGAAGGPRIITVTLQIILNATIFGMNVRQAVDAPRFHHQHLPDILYHEPGTFGTETARRLRAMGYKLSVQEQLGNASAIMALPDLWLTGWADGVGAGAGTGRDGNPKTE; via the coding sequence ATGAATACAGTAAAGCCATTTGTCCTGGCGGCACTGGTTCTGCCGGCTGCGGCCGGTGTGTCTCCCGGCGCCCGTCACTACCCCGACTACTCGACCGCCGGGATGGTGGCCAGCGCGGAGCCGCACGCCACCGCCGCCGGGTTCGAGATCCTCACCCGCGGGGGAAACGCAGCCGACGCCGCGGCCGCGGTGGGGTTCGCCTTGGCGGTGACATACCCCAACGCGGGCAATCTCGGCGGCGGCGGGTTCCTGGTCTATCGCGCCGCCGACGGCACAGTGGCCACGCTGGATTTCCGCGAGAAAGCACCGTCGGCGGTCAGCTACGGGATGTTCCTGGACAGCGATGGCGAGCCGGTCCCCGAGTTAAGCCGCCGCGGCCTGCTGGCCAGCGGCGTGCCGGGCAGCGTGGCGGGGCTGCTGGAAATTCACCGCCGCTGGGGATCGGGTAAGCTGACGCGCGGGGATGTGCTGGCCCCGGCGATCCGTCTGGCCGAGCAGGGTTTCCCGGTGAGCCACGATTTCCACGAGGGCCTGGTCGCTAACAGGGCGTGGCTGGGCGGGATTCAGTCCACCGCCCGCGTCCTTTACCCGGACGGACAAATCCCCGCTCCCGGCTCGCTGTTCCGTCAGCCGGGGCTGGCCGCCACTCTTCGTGAACTAGCGGCCAGGGGCCGCGACGGGTTCTACACCGGCTGGGTGGCCGACAGCCTGGTGGCGCTGATGGAGCGCGAAGGCGGCCTGATCTCCCATGACGACCTGGCGGCATATCAGCCCGTGGTGCGCCCACCGGTGACATTCAGCTTCAGGGATTACCGCGTTTTTTCGATGGGACCGCCCAGCTCCGGCGGGATCGTGCTGGGCCAGGTGCTGGGCTTGCTGGAGCCGTTCGGTCTGCTAGAGCTGGGCCATAACAGCGCAGCCTACGCCAACAGACTGGTGGAAGCCGAACGCCTGGCCTACGCCGACCGCAACCACTGGCTGGGGGACATGGATTTCACGGACATGCCGCTGGCCGGACTGCTGTCTCCGGAGTATCTCGACAGCCGGCGGCGGCGAATACCGCTCGGGCGGGCGGGCGCCAGCGGGAGCGCGGGCCACGGCGCTCCGGAGCACCCGGAAACAACTCACTACTGCGTGGTGGACAGCATGGGCGGGGCGGCGGCGATCACCACCACGCTCAACGGAGGCTACGGCAACGGCTGGGTGGTGCCGGGCGCGGGTTTTTTCCTTAACAACGAGATGGACGATTTCACGGTCGCGCCGGGCAGGCCGAACATGTTCGGCCTGGTGCAGGGAGTGGCCAATCTTATCGAGCCGGGCAAGCGGATGCTCTCCAGCATGACACCGACGATTGTAACCAAGCTGGTGCCGGACGGCGGCGAGAAGCTGTTCCTGGTGGCAGGCGCAGCGGGCGGCCCGCGGATTATTACGGTCACGCTGCAGATTATCCTCAACGCCACCATCTTCGGGATGAACGTCCGCCAGGCGGTGGACGCCCCCCGGTTCCATCACCAGCATTTACCGGACATCCTCTACCACGAGCCGGGCACGTTCGGCACTGAGACAGCCAGGCGGCTGCGGGCGATGGGTTATAAGTTGAGCGTGCAGGAACAGCTGGGCAATGCCAGCGCGATTATGGCCCTGCCGGACCTCTGGCTGACCGGTTGGGCCGATGGGGTGGGCGCGGGCGCCGGGACGGGACGGGATGGCAATCCAAAAACTGAGTAA
- a CDS encoding RNA polymerase sigma factor yields the protein MAETKSRETADRQNESAASSSSGQWPDTWPETSGEYENLVDCMIRPLVRYAFRRLHCLADAEDVVQDVLVKAFAIWHKRRGKTGVAAYLYRMTANTCTDLYRRENMIRRKYTQEGAFAVIDGAGQTEREALAELERIEGLLQALPRRQAEVIRLRVVDELSFIQIARTLDIKLPTAKSRFHYGISKLRKKISALEEVE from the coding sequence TTGGCGGAGACTAAGTCGCGCGAAACAGCAGACCGGCAAAATGAATCCGCAGCCTCGAGTTCATCCGGCCAATGGCCGGACACCTGGCCGGAAACTTCGGGCGAGTACGAAAACCTGGTGGATTGTATGATCCGTCCACTGGTGCGCTACGCGTTTCGACGGTTGCATTGCCTGGCCGACGCCGAGGACGTGGTGCAGGACGTGTTGGTCAAAGCGTTCGCTATCTGGCACAAGCGACGAGGGAAAACCGGTGTGGCAGCCTACCTGTACAGGATGACGGCCAATACCTGCACCGATCTTTACCGTCGTGAAAACATGATACGGAGAAAGTACACTCAGGAAGGCGCTTTCGCGGTAATCGACGGGGCCGGACAGACCGAGCGGGAAGCGCTGGCCGAACTGGAGCGAATCGAGGGTCTGCTGCAGGCTCTGCCGCGCCGTCAGGCCGAAGTGATCCGGCTGAGAGTTGTAGATGAGTTGAGCTTCATTCAAATCGCCAGGACGCTCGATATCAAATTGCCGACTGCGAAATCGCGGTTCCATTACGGCATCAGCAAGTTGAGAAAGAAAATCTCCGCGCTCGAGGAGGTTGAGTGA